The Pirellulales bacterium genome contains the following window.
CCGTTTCGGCATCGCGTTGTTGCCGGTAGGTGGCATCGGCGAGTGTGAAAGCCCGCTTCCGCTCCTCTTCGCCGATTTCGTTCAGAGTCAGCGCCAACTCGTTGGCTATGCTGCCGGCGCCGGGGCTCTCCAGATAGGAACGCTCAAGATATTTTTGTGCCTGTTGATACTCCTTGCCAAAGCGAGCCACGCGGCCGGCCAGGAACAACGCGTCTTGCGATTCGGGATCGATCGAGAGCGCTTCAGCGGCCTGCTTCTTGGCTTCCTCGAGACTGCCGGTGCGTAGCAACCATTGCACAGCGTCCAGGCGGGTCTTGAGCTTCTTCGGATCGGCGGCGACCGCTTGCTTCATCCATTTATCGGCGCTTGCGCGGTCCTTAGCCTTCTCGAACATCTGGGCCATTGTCATTTCGGGCGAGGGGATATCCTCGTCCATGCGGGCCGCGGCCTGTAACTCGGCATAGGCTTCTTTCTGCTTGTCCATCTCGAACAAGACCTGGCCCAAGCGATAATGCCCCGCGGCGGCGTCGGGGCTGGCCTTGAGCAGCTCGCCGAGCAGCTTGCGCGCGTCTTCCCAATGCTCTTGCTGCTGGGCAACCATCGCGGCGCCCAGATAGGCGCGCTTGATGAGGTCCTTTTTCTTTTCCGCGTCCCCTTTGAACGGCTTAGCCAGCGCGAGCGCCTTGTCGCTTAACAGACCGGCGTCGGTCCAGCGCCCTTCGCGCAGCGCTAACTCGGCCATCACGAGATACGTTTCTGGATCGTCCGGATAGTCGATCACAGCGCGTTCGAGCTGAGCACGGCCATCCCGTGGACGACTGAGCGCATAGTAAACCGTGGCCATCTGTACGCGCCCGTTGGGGAGATCCGAGTGCGCCTTGGCGGCCGCGTTGAAGGATTCGAGCGCGCCGTCGACGTCTTGCTTAGCCAGCTTTCGTTTGGCTTCTTCGATTTCGGGGTAGGTCTTCTTGTCCGGGGAAGAACCGTCTACGCGCAGTGGTTCCGC
Protein-coding sequences here:
- a CDS encoding tetratricopeptide repeat protein, whose product is MHRSSPRFAATVKLRHTLVRATAIFAFASLSWVFSADMASAEPLRVDGSSPDKKTYPEIEEAKRKLAKQDVDGALESFNAAAKAHSDLPNGRVQMATVYYALSRPRDGRAQLERAVIDYPDDPETYLVMAELALREGRWTDAGLLSDKALALAKPFKGDAEKKKDLIKRAYLGAAMVAQQQEHWEDARKLLGELLKASPDAAAGHYRLGQVLFEMDKQKEAYAELQAAARMDEDIPSPEMTMAQMFEKAKDRASADKWMKQAVAADPKKLKTRLDAVQWLLRTGSLEEAKKQAAEALSIDPESQDALFLAGRVARFGKEYQQAQKYLERSYLESPGAGSIANELALTLNEIGEEERKRAFTLADATYRQQRDAETAATLGWICYRMGRMEDAERVFNAVATANQFSPDAAYFFAMFADDRSRGEAAKPLLEAALKSDAPFAYRAEAQKLYDRLSKRPAAVPAKADATPAADKVETKSATKAPAKATPAKKPATP